AACAAATATtacctttttctttatttttgtgTCTCATATCAATACATGATAATCGGAAGAAGACTCTTTTTTCCTACGTGGTAGAGGTAAGGTTAtatacatcttaccctcctcaggtCCTActttagctttgctattgatagaatttactgagtatgataatgatgatgatatcTATACATAATAATAAATAGAAATAAATTTTGGCCACTTGTTGTCCACTTATGCTATTAAGTGTCACGTGACAACCTCTTAATCCATTGTTATTGTGTTTAAGAGGGAAAACACAAGGATTAGATCACAACAAATGGTTTAAGTTTGCTAATTGAATCTTGAATAtatatttaaatctttttttaATTATGAACTAAAATTTGATGTTAAAAGCgttaggctaaagggtgtgggagCATAGATTGGGTCATTAATCGCCACATATGATTATTAATGGAttattagaccatgcgtagtggtatgTGATCCGACGTGATTCTCCCCCAAACACGCCCAAAAATGCTCCCCCCCCACCCCATGGCGTGATTGAGCGTGATTTAGCAAAAATGCCCTCCGGACGTGCTTTGAATCATGCTAAATAGCAAATTGGTTGGCCAATCAGATGTATCCCTCTTTTTCTTGGCCAATCCCCTTTTTTtggttagtttttttatttaattctttacacATTTTAACATAAtacccacatccccactacatccattttagaaaaaaacgctcaataatgccccttgctgacaGGACTACCACATGgcggaaaacgcccaagggtgggggcattattcacccttaccactaGGCATGGTCTTACACCACCTCATTGCTTCATCCACAATCGTTGGCATAGATTAAACCATGGAAACCATTAGCCTCCtttcctttttttaatttttatttttcattttcacaaaaataaattaaaataaaaaaaaatagtggTTTGGTTCATGACCACGctcttagggtagtggttttggatgatgaATTAGAACTGAGTGACATGACGCTGATGTGGAGGATTATGGTGaccatgagggtcatgaccacaccctatgtCATTAACATTAAAAACAAATATAGTAACTAATTTTTTCCTTAATTATCAATTGCTTTGAATTTATAAAATTTGAAATAGTAAATGGTTTCGACtctaattcaaattcaaatttcataATTAATTATTTCCTTATTACAAAATTTGATTTAAAATACGTAAGtgtttcattaaaattaaaaacaaatataatatttatatatttcctaacttatcaaataattataattttttttatcaaaatgtaTATAGTAGGAAATCATTTTTCgagtttaatttaaatttaaattcagTAACTAATAATAAGTTTAAACCAAATTTGATTTAACTAAACAAGTTTGAactaaatttaatttttttaaatggcTATATGGATCTACTGGTTGGGCTTTCGCACTAAACATCAATTTTTAATAAGCATAATCATCTCATTAACATTAAAATCAAAATTAGTAATAGAACATTTCTTTCATTTAAGCTTTTATGTCAGCACTGTTAAATAGTATAATTTTATGTGAGAACATCTGTATCATACACAGGACTTAAACTAGTATTATCATATATGCAGTGGCTGATCCCGAACTTTTAAATAGAGGAAGCCGGgagttttaaagaaaaaaaataggcGGGGGAGGAGGGGGACTCAATAcatataaaattttcaaaaattttaagtaaaATTAAGATTTCGAAGCGAAAAAACAGGGGGGCTTCCCCAATCCTAACTAAGATTTTCCCCTGCATATATGTATACTTATAGAatataatgaaaaaaaatattttcgaTAAAAGTACAAAAAAACCACTAGGCACTTGAGGCGAAAGAAAGCTTGCGATGAAAAAGAAAATTGTAGTAAGGATAAGGCTGAGCAGGGCACCCTCGGTGACTCCCTTCGGGGACCAAAGTTGCCGAGCGGGTATGGTGCCGCCATCCAAGAGGGGAGCAATTTCGGGGACCAATTTCGGGGAGGAGGCACCGATTTAGGAAGGAGAGAGAAGGTGGGCCACCCTTTTTTTCAACCAATgaaaacttttctttttcttcttttttttttttgaataaaaaaaacaATTCCCCTAAGAGGGGTGCACCCCGTACATTTTTGGACAAGAGGGAAGTTATAGAGGGGAAATGACATGGCAACGTATGATTGGGTTACAAAAAGTTTCCCCTCACCTCATTAGGGGGGTGCCCCCTTCACCCTAAGAAATGAGAGTATGATACATGTATTTAGAGGTGTTAAGATAGGTTGCCCGGTTCGATTGGATAACCTGGTTTTCTAGCACTGCCAAAACGTGTCCCACGAAAACTTGCTTATCGGTTTAACTTATTTAAACGTGATAGAAACAATATTATTATAATGATAATATAAAACTATGAATAAACAATTTAACAAGTGTTATATGTTACAAATGACTTTAGACGACTTTTAATCTTATTTGACACAAGTCACACATCCCAAATTACGACATCTCATATCAAGTGATTGTAGATCTTAAACAACTTATGGTTgcttctttaaaaaaaaaaccattctTTTGGAGCAATAAAATTCTTATAGAAGGGTTGGATTCTGCCTCAAGGTTTACTATAATGGTGGTCTTTTGATCTATTTTTTTCTTTCTCATACATGATACAACCATGTTTTTCATTCGGATTTCGATTTTGATTTGGTTTGTTTAGGAATACGTTTATTTGGGTTTTCTGTACAATGTAAACAGTTGAACTTTATGATTTGCTAAAAAGCCAACATCTATCACTTGGTTTACTTTTGTGATAAGCATGGTTGAAGCCATTGTTAAATTCGAGCTTATAACAGTCTGACAACGCCATTGTTGAATTCGAGCTTATAACAACTTTTAACTCAAACTGAAGTCTGTCTTAGTTGTCGTCGCATGAGAACAAGCGAGGCTATTCATGAATCGTTAAAACTGACCAGACCCATCTAATTTAAAGAAGTCAGTTGAGTCAGTGAGATTTATACAGTTTGGGTTTGACAACTTAACAGTCCAACCAATGGTTCGGAACCAGACATTTAAGTTTttaacattatttatttacttttcaTTTTTGAATTATACGGACATATATTAGTATTATTAACATTATTTACTTTTCACTTTTTAACGTTAGTAAAACAACTTTATCATTTTAGAAAATTTAATAAAAACCAactatttaaaatataaaaaatcgaCTCAAACCGTCTTCTTATCCAACCCAGCCAGTTTGATTTGTCATTTCTAGATTTCAAGAAGGCGTAGTTAGCGTTTCAGCCCAGAATTTTGGTCAAAACGGGCAGATCTGACCGTGAACAATAGATACAATGAAGCAAAAAGTTGATACATGTAAAATTGTTGAATTAACACAAGAATTTCTATAGTTGCATGAACAAATGAGCTTAATAGCTACATAAAAACTATAGATTCAAATTCCTCACCTTTACCATCTAATCTCTGAATGCACATCGGACAAGAACATTAACAGAAACACATTAAAGAACAAGCAAACTATAACGCGAGATCTTTCTATTTTGATTCCCCGAATTCAGGATCCCTAATTGGACCTTTCTCCAATCCATCCTTCAATAAATTCAACTCCTCTTCGGTTAAACTGTGTTTAGAATGCGGTAAGCTTTTGGTCGCCGCCTTTTCAACCTCCACCGCCCAACTATAAATCACCATACCAGCAACTGCAACAAGCATTCCGGCAATGTTCTTGAAAGTCAACTCCGAGTCAAACAACAGCCACCCtaaggtcaatacacatacggtTTTCATGTGACCTAAAACCTGAAATGAAACTGCTGAAAACCGCCCAATGCAGAGGTACTGGCTGATGTTGCAGAAAACCGCCAATGAGCATGATATCAGAATGAATATCTGTGATTGGTGAAGTTGAAATTAGATAGATGTATGGTTCACCGAAATAACTTGAATCTGAAATGAATGAAAATGGAGCAAGTTTTGCTTACGATTGCACCAGAAGATATGGTTTTCATGTAATTTGAGATCAGATTTCCACTTAGATAATAGTCGATAAACGGACCCAATACGAGAAGTGAGAGTGCTTGAATAGGAGCTGTTTTACTCAATAATTCAAAAGCTCCAATCGAGTATTTCTTCTGCAAGGAGCCTATAGACTGCACCGTATAATCAAATTcattattaaggtataaataTTTGAATTTTTGTAAGAGGTGCTGTTTATAAAAAAAGGATATCATGAATGCTGTATTGacttagggctgcaaacgaacatgaatcgtgttcgtttgttaaggaaatatatgtgttcacgaactgctCATGAACACTTATAGAACGAGATTTTCTAtacgtgttcgttcgtttaggaAATgaatgtgttcgtgttcgtttgttaattgtAGGTAATGAACGcaaacgaatgttcatgaacacaaaagaatacaaactaatgttcatgaacacaaaagaatacaaactaatgttcatgaaataaaataaaaattttagaaatagTAATGgactatcgaacacaaacaacCATAAACGAACACGTTCATTTACATAAATGGACGAACGcggcctttgttcatgttcgttcatttaactaaacgaacaaaaattattgttcgtgtttgttcatttattaaacgaacaaacacaaatgaacttcccgccgaacggttcatgaactgttcgctgaacgttcggttcatttgcagccctatgTATTGAAGTTAACCCAAAGTTGTGAAATATGAGTTAAAGTCCCACAAATTAGATTTAAATACAAGAATATAGGTAAATTTTATTTTACTCTTAAATAATTAGTTTTGTTGCAGCACGTATGAAACTGATTATTTGACCCCTAATAATATGATCATATGAACATTAGAAAATATTATCATATATATACTAAGTTCCGAAATATGAATCCAAACACCTcccttttaggattttaataatAGGGACCTCTTGACCCACCTTTAACCCTATTAGTTCAATTTTCATTATAGATCCAGATCTAGATGCAATTAAACAAATCATGGGACCCGTTATTTGCATCAACATGACATTACAGTGTCCTAATGCAACATGGAGACAACTAGTAGATATATTATATAAATTAGTAgtcagaaaaagaatgtttcaAAAACATGATTAAATACACGTGTACTCACAATTTGTTGCAAGGATGTTGCCAGCACTGCTACACATGCACATATAAAACCTTTAGCATTAACCTTAACATCAGTCACGGTGCACACACCAACGCCTATAACCACCACCACAACAGCAACTTTGACTTCCTTTGAATACCGCTTGTTATGAAGAATCCATTCCATCACACAAACCACTGGAATCATGCTCAGTTTGGAAATCTACACCATAGAAAAAAATGTAAGCAATATATAAGTATAACAGCTTAAATCTTGAAATTGTAAAAGCATAATTTCATAATTCTGtaactacatacttggtaaaATCCAACTGAGTTAAGCATGAGACTGAGGTTCATCCCTGTGATCGACATATTTGCAACAATCGAAAACCAAAGAAGCTCCCATAACGGAACATGCTTCGATGAAGTATATCCAGTAGAATTCGACACAAACCCCACCAGTGCAGTTACGGCAAAGTGGAATCCTGTTAATGTTGTGGCTGGAAACACCAAAATTGCACTAAATCCAATTAGTAAACACATCAAACACAAAAATAATCAATAATCAAAAGCTTGCTAGCAATCAAGACCTCATATACCTAACAATTCGGATACAATCACTTCCGTTCAATCAAGTAATCAACAATCAAAGTGAAGATCTGAGAACTTGATACTTAACTACTTAAGTTCATAGAAGTTCAACTAATCTACATAACAAAGTCAATTTTTACACAATCCGATGCAATGTAGACATCGTAAACACCATTTCGACTAATCTCTAAACTACACTCAAATTACAATAAGCAAACAGTCAACCTAACAAATCAGAGCTGAATTCTGATCTGTTAGATTTAACTTGATACTTAAGTTCATGTAACTTCAACTAATCTGTACAAATTTGATGCAATGTAGCCAACATAAACACATTTTCACCATAAACTAAACCTAAAAACACAACTGCAATCAACTAACCTCCAAACTACACTCAATTTCCAGTAATCAAACAGTTAACCTAACAAATCAGAGCTAAAACTATATCAATCAATCAAATTATGAACAACACGTTCCAGATCTACACAAACAGCAAACTAAACCGATTCAACACGAATAACAAACGAGATCTGAACAGCAAAAGAACTAACCGAACGTGAAGGAGTAGCCATTGGCGGAcatgagctgcttgttggccatAATGATGCCGACGGAGCTGATAACGTTCATCGCCCATGCACCGACATCGGAAACCGGCGAAACTTTCTTCTCGCTCTCcgtcatcttcttcttcttctactcAAAATTGATGAGGAATTGAGGAAATTGTGGAGAGAAGAAGACGATTGACAGCGAGAAGAAATGGAGATTGAGGGAATAATTGCAGGAATCAATGGGGatttgaatgaatgaatgaatgattgAGTGAACGGTGATCTAGGTTGAATATTATTGTGATGTGGAGATGTAGACAAGATCCATTTGGGGATGACTAGTATAGTATACTAGTATTTTACCAAACTTTTCTTTCAAAAGTAGGAGGATATATGTAactaaaaaagtttttttttttttttttttaggaaatttaCGAAAATGTCAGTTGACCAACCGTGTTTTCAAATTTGTTACGTTCCTATGTCCATGGACAAACCTCTGAGCATGGGATGAGTCGGCGTATCATGTTGAAGAGTCCATATCCATCCGAAGCGTTAGTGGACTCTTTCGAAGCGTCGATGGACTCTTCCGAAGGAGCGTGATACATGGACTCTTCAACATGATACGCTGACTCATCCCATGCTCAGAGGTCCGTCCACGGACGCAGGAGCGTGACAAATTCGAAAACATGGTTGGTCAACtgacatttttataattttcccctttttatttcttcttgttgttttattaaattaaactTATTTAACTAAAGTTAATTATAAATATAACTTAAATTTCGTTTATCCTTGTGAATTTGTTTAGGGGTGTTTAGAATTCGTTtcaaatttgaaaaattcaaaattcgattTGGCTTGATTATCAAGAATTTATGCAACTTAGATTTATTATTAATCCAATAATAAACAAAAGATGCATAATATTATATCTGCTTTTAAATCCAATTAAACAAAAGAAGCATGACATCATATTTCGCTTTTAAAAATGAACAAGACTCCTTCCCGAAAAGCAACGAGTTTCGAGCTCTTCAAATCAACTAATAGAAAGAAGAATAATAGTATAATACTCGTCGTTTAGGAATGTTTTTTTGTCGAATTTGATAGAAAGAAACCAAATGTATTTCTGTACGTTGATGATTTTCTTATTGATTATATTTAAATAGAGTTTAGAAGATTTTTGGCATGATttttatgtgtgtatatatttttgaatATGTTTTAATGAAATAATACAAAAGCTACTCAATTTCTTAAAATGCATTTACATTTGCTACATCTAATCATATAAAAAAGTATTCTAAACGTGTTTGATTTATAGATTTAGGAAACATCATATTCAACAATGACGATTTTAATGAATTTGACCAAATAAAATTCTGGTGGTTTGACACAATGGACCTTCAACTTTGACAATCCCATTATTTTAAAGACATTAAAAGTAATTTTATTTTCTATATCAATTTGCGTTTGATGTCCACTATGTGGTTCCACGTGGACGAAAACAGTTTCAAAATGCTTGCCTGCCGACTAAATAAATGGACCATATATCATGTCTAGTTCATCATTTTGTTAGCTTTGACCCACTTTGTATTTATACGTAGATTAATTtttaaaaaatcagtttttaaaTCATACCGGATTAGGCTTAAAAATGTTTCAATCGGTTGAACCAGATTGAGCTTTAGTTAACTATAATTCCATAAATTATACACATACATCCATATTTATATACACTAACTACTagcatacacatacacacatacacataaaCATACACATGATACATCATGTATGCATGTTGACTCACTAAgactatatatatacacacatcgTACTACTGTCAACAACAACAAAAATTTAAAGAAAACAAAAATCGAAATGACCTACCAATCTCGAACTAGAGTGATAAACTATGAATGAACAATGAAGATGGAAGTCTGGAATGAACGTCGGAGTCATGGAAGTTTGGAACAAGTCACGAACGATGGAGTGATGAAACAAGTTTTGAGTTTTGATCGTTGGTAATGGAATATTGAAAGTCGCCACTCGCTAAGTTAAAACTGGGCCGGCACCAATAAAAAGTAAAAATCCAAACCGGTACCCATATAGCGGtttaaaccggtataccggattttaccggcGGTACATAGGCGAAGCGTTTGCCCTATTTGCCAGGGTATCTCATACTGCATTTACATCTTACGCTAGTAATACAGGTATAACAACtgagtttttaaaacattggtgtAGATCAATTTtatgtttaattattttttaatggagtaaactgccattttggtctctgtggtttgggcacttttgccattttagttcaaatctcaaactttttaaatctgggcccctgtggtttcacttttattgtcattttagtccaaaattcaaaaacctcttttttgactgttgcaacctgcctattttgtctttttgttcagGGGCATTTTTGTCCAACTGATTTTCATCTTCCTCCATTTACATAACTTCATCCTTACCCACCCCCCTTTGCATAtacactgcttctgccccaaccCTCTTCGCCAATTCGACTAAAACCGACTCGGGTTTACCGACCCGAACGACAAAATAGGCAGGTTGCAACAATCAAAAAGaaggtttttgaattttggactaaaatgacaataaaagtgaaaccacagggacccagatttaaaaagtttgagatttggactaaaatggcaaaagtacccaaaccacagggaccaaaatgacagtttactctttttaaTGGGTTATATAAAAATAGCCCAAATAAGATTTTGATAAGCAAATACACAACCTTATAAACCATTTAGGCCGGAGGGTATGGAGGGCGTCGTCGTGCCACCTCACCGTCGATACCCCCCCTGGCGCCACCACCCATACCCTGCAAGTTAAACCGGGGCGCCATGCTTCCTTCGCCACCATGTTAACAAACGATTTTGGATTTGATCGAGCGGAGATGGTCAGTATAAAGGGGGCGCTATAATTAATgggggctttatcccacaccgTGCAGATTAAGGGGAGAGGCCttaaagcccctgtgtgacgtggcgtTGATGTGACGCTGaggtggcgtgataaagcccctaggggctttatcccacaccctccggccttagtgttgaagaatAAGAGTACGTTATGTATTATCAACTTTTACTCGTTTTACCTCTTAAATATTTGGATAATCATAATTGACGACAAGCACCTATCGAGTCTCCAAGAACCAATTTCTCTTATCATTGATTATTTAACTTTTATGTATCGTAAGCAGAAAATTCATCGTCTAATTTAACTAGGTCTGACAACAATTCTATATCAAGTACGATAAACCAAACTAACTGGGTTTGATGGGTTGTTTAATCTCATTAATTTGTACAAAATATTTGAActaataaaaatcttcaaaaatatAATAATGATAAGCATGAACCAATCCATTTATCTAAAAGACTAACCATCCAGCGGaatgagcatttggtaccgggtaTATTCGATATCGGTACCCACTTTTTCCGTTTTTCGATACCGGTATTTACGAATAAAacgtaaataccggtaccggtaccaatTTTCCCCGTTATTCGGTACCAGTTCGATACCGAACAGGTACCATGCTCCCCTAATCCAACTTGCTTATTGGCATCATTTACTTATAAACGCCCACAACACAATTTCATAATGCAATCCCCAAAACCCCCGAGTGTAGTTACTTGGATGATAATCGACTTAATCAACATTCTCATATTAAATCTTACTAATAAGTAATATCATAAATTatcaatggggtggtggtccattaaGAAAGACAAAACCTATAAACACTTGGGTCTGTTTGGTACGGCGTAATGGAATGGACGGGAGGAATGAAAtgatgaggtaatggaatggatcattacaatttcatgtcttgtttggttaccaagttagaatgaaaaaaaaaatcattactTTGTTTTATTGggtaggcaaaaaaaaaaaagaaggaaTAAAATCGGTGGTGAGGGCAGTGGTAACAGCGGTTGGAGGTTGCGGCGGCGatgatggtgggtggtggcggaggtggtggctgGTGGCAGCGGGGGTGGGTGACGGCAGccggtggtggtgggtgacgaCAGCGATGGGTGGCAGTGAGGGCGGTGGGCGGTCGAGGTGTGTGGCAATGGCGGGTGACCGGAGGGGGGGCAGAGATGGGTGGCGGTGGCGTCGACAGTGAGTGATGGTGTGTGGCGGCCacagtggtgggtggtggcaatGATGGTGGGTTGTAGTTTTGTTAACGAAGGGTGaaggatggaatggaaaaaatcAGGGGCCGGATGAAATGATTTTGAGAGAATGAAATGCCTTATGTACATTCCctcgaccaaccaaacacccttttcttcatTCCTCCGCAATGGTCCATTTCATTCCACCCTTGATTCttgcataccaaacgctacctttgGGTTTAAAAGAGGGAGGTATTGGATTCAAGTCTTATAGACCCCAGggattaaaagaaatttgccTTTAGAAAAAGAAAAGTAATATCATAGATTTGCATGCATTCCATGTTAAGCAAACGACAACATTTTATGAATAAAAATAATCTCATAAGGCTTATGTGTAGGGATGTAAAACAAACATCCTTCCACATTTTCTTTGCTTTCATCCCTTTACTAAAAGtctaaaacaaaacttcaaaccAACATCAATAATACATAATAAAACATGCTTAGTCCTCACCAAACAAGGGATCAAAGTATTCACTAACATCAATAAGCACATGATCCTACTCCAATAATACATTATGTGCTTATAATCCCAAATTATAAACCATTCTAAAGATATTTGTTCACTCAAATACAAACAAATTCAACATCATTACCACAAtgatacatacaaacataccatTTCACTTCAACCCTGCAACTTCACTAGTTTCTTTGGGCCCCAGGAGGTGCCGTTGGCATCGGAAAATGAATGTTTCCTACACCGGCTAATTCTGGCGGCGCTTCCACATATGGGCTCTAGTAAAACAAATATAGATTTCGTTATTTCATATAAATGGTaataaatttatttaaaagtaaaatgccatttttgtccctgaggtttggctagttttgcgactttcgtctgAAGGTTTGTATTTCCGCATTTGGATcccaaaggtttgaaatcttgtcattttcatccatctcgttaactccatccatttttctccgttaagtcagggataTCTCCGTCTTTTTGTTCACttagggcaatttggtcttttttatgggtattcggtctttttacataaagtgaaaataacattattgccctttaagttagcaaaaaacaAAATAATGGAAATACCTCTGACTTAACggaaaaaaatggatggagttaacgagctggatgaaaatggcaagatttcaaaccttttggacccAGATGCcgaaaaaaacaaacctttagacgaaaatcacaaaactggccaaaccttaggTACCAaattggcattttactctttatttaaaaataaataaaagtgaatGATATACCTGTGGAGCCATGGTGGTTTGAGAACTTTGACCTGGTTCTGCAGTTCTTGAAGCGTGATCGGTATCAACACCATTCAGATTAGGCATATCAGCGTTTAATATTGGGTCGCCTTCATTTCCATTGGCTGCTTTTGCCTTCTGAAATTTATAATTGTTGATGCATCAGCAAAAAAATCATCATTACTAATATCAATTGTTGATGGgttgacccgacccgacccggtTTCTACCCGTCACCCATTTTTTCATACAGACAGTTGCCAAACGGTACACATAATAACACCTGAAAGATCCGACCAAGAGTCCTCAACCCTTTGGCTCTTGCACGTAGTTCCTCCTTTTTCACAGTATTATCTTGAAGAACCTGAAAAACAACAAACATAAATATAGATATAAATactattgatgtaatttataaaCATAAAAAGGAGGGAAATGGGTTTTTAAGTATACAACCGCTTGACAAACACGGATAAGTGTGGATTCAATATCTGCTACATTCAGCTTCCAAAGAGAATCAATCATTACTTTCTTGTGTGACTGCATGTATTCTTCAAGTTCCTCTTCTGTGTACTTCCCCTCTGCACTTAACTGTTTTTTCATGTCCTCTTGAAGCTGAATTAAAGCAAGTGCAcctgaaaacacaaaaaaaaaatgacattttgtagctaaaatgacaaaaataataaataaaacaatagtgagtgtgtgtataaagagagtgagagagagagagggtgttCATTTTAGAACCAATAATATGTTGAGGTCCGATAACTGCATAATGCATTTGTATCTACTGCTTCAAATGTGACACACTGAATggttaggcctgtaaacgaaccgaacgttcatgaattGTTCGTGAATTTGGTCGGCggaagttcgtttatttaataaacgaacgaacatgaacacaatttttttaatcaaatgaacaaacatgttatgtttgtttatgtttgttcgtttatgtttgttagtttaatttaaatacataagtagttatatttattaaacataaaaggaactttctaactgcttatataaatataactaattggtAATTGGGCTTTCTGGTAATAAAAATGGGGTTTCCAATGGAATTTATTGTAGTTaatcactaatttatataaaatgttactttatgtttgtttatgtttagtCAGTTATGTTCATGTGTGTTCAATTATGTTTGTTCAATCATGTCCATTTGTGTtgtttattgtttggtatattaagtttgtttgtttatgttcgtttacgttTGTGAATTGCTCATTTAGGTTTTAAATGTACGAACACAAACATGCCcattttcttaataaacgaacatgaacaaaaaaatgtgtttgattatatcttcgtgttcggttaaaattaaatgaacgaacgcgaACATGCCTCTGTTCGTTTTCGTCCAGTTCATTACAGGCCTATGAACGGTTAATCGCCTCTATTTCTCTCTCCCTCTATTTTGATTATCTTTTATGCACTATATTCAAGTATATTATGCGGTTCTCGCAATTCTCAACATTCTAAACCTAACACGCCCCCTATATAGATACATATAAAATATACCTGTTGCTGCTGTAACTTGTGATTTAATGAAA
This genomic stretch from Helianthus annuus cultivar XRQ/B chromosome 8, HanXRQr2.0-SUNRISE, whole genome shotgun sequence harbors:
- the LOC110872313 gene encoding UDP-rhamnose/UDP-galactose transporter 2 encodes the protein MTESEKKVSPVSDVGAWAMNVISSVGIIMANKQLMSANGYSFTFATTLTGFHFAVTALVGFVSNSTGYTSSKHVPLWELLWFSIVANMSITGMNLSLMLNSVGFYQISKLSMIPVVCVMEWILHNKRYSKEVKVAVVVVVIGVGVCTVTDVKVNAKGFICACVAVLATSLQQISIGSLQKKYSIGAFELLSKTAPIQALSLLVLGPFIDYYLSGNLISNYMKTISSGAIIFILISCSLAVFCNISQYLCIGRFSAVSFQVLGHMKTVCVLTLGWLLFDSELTFKNIAGMLVAVAGMVIYSWAVEVEKAATKSLPHSKHSLTEEELNLLKDGLEKGPIRDPEFGESK